The following are from one region of the Lytechinus pictus isolate F3 Inbred chromosome 4, Lp3.0, whole genome shotgun sequence genome:
- the LOC135153831 gene encoding uncharacterized protein LOC135153831 produces MKTVKNEFPRSSNTVDVCSETLSTSAIPGCDTAIGSPCDIRNLRNITQHPQQGSLKCVHDHTFSTCLTEPTEKGSFHVSDPTDIKAPEPCDLDELDMRYITINDVSPASICNSTRISEPEQHDGTSVSNSQVAISQDESKHDEKETSSPLPSGIYGLSSPGTGQDTSRNAQLTPCTREIAQFHGTPVSSVSRSRSPSRGTDETQRIFFSSGMTNVLLLRSGDVEQNPGPNTDPGNLTEFELHLLADGMDPADFRKVGLALGFTEAQLSRFKEDNIGNIMQAIYKMLCEWLKTVLQDEAREILSNKLKDINLVQLADSVQKGQVGDHIPSMTEEEIQQVIKAVKEYSALRHCQIQADPLNIGLLFTIDQIFTNLTLMEEDKRGTHKKPLLYADLLKTKVNGVLPKRLLVEGEGGVGKTTLCAKIVWDWIHASGYQDFKLVLLVLLREAKNRTIGEIIKSYLPDDIKVTVMQLNKYVFSHQKEVFLVMDGLDELAGDLNSSHQIALIILNRLFKSGKVLITSRRWRSDEIRKITELRRLYAFIAVEGFSDENLSSYVTKFFHPDTTSAEDLNRFISNNDVIRENMAPYPIYTAMLCIMWKEFDCERRIAMSKLQTFSQLINEMVQFLVDHYLSKLGLTSRDEEWHVQRAKILLNLSNIGCLAFQGLMERRLVFTEQEFKSWPGCVTIGCQVGVLTTQAPILQRRQQRYNTHPTDSFVQFPHKLFQEYLSGMYLASLHNSNRREYDRLMKAIMNNIWEFKELLYFTSAQQKEVGMDIVSHLIASRYKYFIVDVAYESQDQTVSKAVADHLSTSSSNTLMIMREMQAHTVSGHVSIMYHRKVENLQIEKPCGRTASEDLAECICSSNTLRSATITMPVDRADTHMHDVFYSVLARKATNTTIERLDINYIDLSQCQSASRDLAQFICKMPHLRELNLGSYQNSPKFHDEFCSTLSSLASSAKKLVLRSPTNGPELECERGNVNVRSEMEFAGGLIQIG; encoded by the exons ATGAAAACCGTTAAAAATGAATTCCCACGTAGCAGTAACACGGTTGATGTGTGTTCGGAGACTTTGTCGACATCAGCCATTCCTGGTTGTGACACCGCCATTGGATCTCCATGTGACATCAGAAACCTCCGTAATATCACTCAGCATCCTCAGCAAGGATCTTTGAAGTGTGTTCATGACCATACGTTTTCAACTTGTTTAACAGAGCCGACAGAGAAGGGATCCTTTCATGTCTCTGATCCTACAGACATCAAGGCTCCAGAGCCTTGTGACCTAGACGAATTGGACATGAGATATATAACAATTAATGACGTATCACCTGCTAGCATCTGCAATTCAACTCGAATAAGTGAACCAGAACAACATGATGGCACGTCGGTGTCAAACTCACAGGTAGCTATTTCTCAGGACGAGAGCAAGCATGACGAGAAAGAGACATCAAGTCCTTTACCGTCGGGGATATATGGCCTATCTTCGCCAGGTACTGGTCAGGATACATCTCGCAACGCTCAGCTCACACCGTGTACGAGG GAGATCGCACAGTTTCATGGAACACCAGTCTCTTCAGTCAGTAGATCACGTTCACCCAGCCGTGGAACAGATGAAACACAaaggatttttttctcttctggTATGACCAACGTGCTCCTCCTGAGGTCCGGTGACGTGGAGCAAAATCCCGGTCCAAATACCGa CCCTGGGAATCTAACTGAGTTCGAACTCCATCTCCTCGCTGACGGTATGGATCCAGCAGACTTTAGGAAGGTTGGACTAGCTTTAGGATTCACTGAGGCTCAACTAAGTCGATTCAAGGAAGACAACATTGGCAACATAATGCAAGCTATCTATAAGATGCTTTGCGAATGGCTGAAGACAGTACTACAAGATGAAGCAAGGGAGATACTATCCAACAAGTTAAAAGACATCAATCTCGTACAGTTGGCCGATAGCGTACAGAAAG GTCAGGTTGGTGATCACATACCCTCAATGACAGAAGAGGAAATTCAACAGGTCATCAAAGCGGTCAAAGAATATTCTGCACTTCGTCACTGTCAGATTCAAGCAGATCCACTTAACATCGGCCTTTTATTTACAATTGATCAGATCTTCACCAACTTAACGTTGATGGAAGAAGATAAGAGAGGAACACATAAGAAACCGCTACTCTACGCCGACCTCCTCAAGACCAAGGTTAACGGAGTCCTTCCTAAACGTTTGCTAGTTGAAGGTGAAGGGGGTGTGGGGAAGACAACTCTTTGTGCAAAGATCGTTTGGGACTGGATTCATGCATCCGGCTACCAAGATTTCAAACTGGTCCTTCTCGTCCTGCTTCGTGAAGCAAAGAATAGGACTATTGGAGAGATTATAAAGTCTTACCTCCCAGACGACATTAAGGTTACAGTCATGCAGCTAAACAAGTATGTCTTCTCACATCAGAAAGAAGTATTTCTTGTTATGGACGGCCTAGACGAGCTAGCTGGTGATCTTAACAGCTCTCATCAAATCGCCCTTATCATCCTCAATCGACTGTTCAAGTCAGGTAAAGTACTAATCACATCAAGAAGATGGAGATCGGATGAGATACGGAAGATTACTGAGCTTAGAAGGCTGTATGCATTCATTGCCGTGGAAGGTTTTTCTGATGAAAATCTCTCTTCCTACGTCACCAAGTTCTTCCATCCAGACACAACTTCGGCTGAAGATTTGAATCGatttatatcaaataatgaTGTGATCAGAGAGAACATGGCTCCATACCCCATATACACAGCTATGCTGTGTATCATGTGGAAAGAGTTCGATTGCGAACGTCGCATAGCAATGTCGAAATTACAAACATTTTCTCAGCTGATTAATGAAATGGTCCAATTCTTGGTCGATCATTATCTCTCGAAGCTCGGTCTGACGTCAAGAGACGAGGAATGGCATGTACAGCGTGCAAAAATACTTCTCAATCTATCCAATATCGGTTGTCTTGCCTTCCAGGGGCTCATGGAAAGGCGATTGGTGTTCACTGAACAAGAATTCAAGAGCTGGCCCGGGTGTGTGACAATAGGTTGTCAAGTTGGAGTACTCACTACACAAGCACCGATCCTTCAAAGGAGACAACAAAGATACAATACACACCCCACAGACTCATTTGTGCAGTTCCCACATAAGCTGTTTCAGGAGTATCTATCAGGAATGTATCTGGCATCTCTTCACAACTCAAACAGAAGGGAGTACGACAGGTTGATGAAGGCTATTATGAACAACATCTGGGAATTCAAGGAGCTTCTGTACTTCACCTCAGCCCAGCAGAAGGAGGTCGGAATGGATATCGTATCTCATCTCATAGCATCAAGATATAAATACTTCATTGTTGACGTAGCATATGAGAGTCAAGACCAAACAGTTTCCAAAGCTGTGGCAGATCATCTATCGACTTCATCCAGCAACACACTTATGATCATGAGAGAGATGCAGGCCCACACGGTGTCAGGACATGTCTCCATCATGTATCATCGTAAAGTG GAAAATCTGCAAATTGAAAAGCCATGTGGACGGACTGCTTCAGAGGACCTAGCTGAATGTATATGCTCCTCAAACACCCTGAGATCTGCAACGATCACTATGCCTGTAGACAGAGCGGATACACATATGCATGATGTGTTTTATTCGGTGCTTGCTCGCAAAGCCACTAATACAACG ATTGAGCGTCTTGATATCAATTACATTGATCTCAGTCAATGTCAGTCTGCATCACGTGATCTGGCTCAGTTCATTTGTAAGATGCCTCATCTCAGGGAACTTAATCTTGGTTCTTATCAAAACAGTCCGAAATTTCATGACGAGTTCTGTTCAACATTATCATCCTTGGCATCATCTGCAAAG aaactAGTGCTCAGAAGCCCCACCAACGGCCCTGAACTAGAATGTGAACGAGGCAACGTTAATGTTCGGTCCGAAATGGAATTCGCTGGTGGCCTCATCCAAATCGGGTGA